In Streptomyces sp. NBC_01408, one DNA window encodes the following:
- the mtrA gene encoding two-component system response regulator MtrA: MMSSMKGRVLVVDDDTALAEMLGIVLRGEGFEPSFVADGDKALAAFRDAKPDLVLLDLMLPGRDGIEVCRLIRAESGVPIVMLTAKSDTVDVVVGLESGADDYIVKPFKPKELVARIRARLRRSEEPAPEQLAIGDLVIDVAGHSVKRDGASIALTPLEFDLLVALARKPWQVFTREVLLEQVWGYRHAADTRLVNVHVQRLRSKVEKDPERPEIVVTVRGVGYKAGPS; this comes from the coding sequence ATGATGTCAAGCATGAAGGGACGAGTCCTTGTCGTCGACGACGACACCGCGCTGGCCGAGATGCTCGGCATTGTGCTGCGTGGAGAAGGTTTTGAGCCGTCGTTCGTAGCGGACGGTGACAAGGCACTGGCTGCCTTCCGGGACGCGAAGCCGGATCTGGTACTGCTCGACCTCATGCTGCCCGGAAGGGACGGCATAGAGGTGTGCAGGCTGATCCGGGCCGAGTCGGGGGTGCCCATCGTCATGCTCACGGCCAAGAGCGACACGGTGGACGTCGTGGTGGGCCTGGAGTCCGGTGCCGACGACTACATCGTCAAGCCGTTCAAACCGAAGGAGCTGGTGGCCCGTATCCGGGCCCGCCTGCGCCGGTCGGAGGAGCCCGCCCCCGAGCAGCTGGCCATCGGTGACCTCGTCATCGACGTGGCCGGGCACTCGGTCAAGCGGGACGGTGCCTCCATCGCCCTGACCCCGCTCGAGTTCGACCTGCTGGTCGCCCTCGCGCGCAAGCCCTGGCAGGTGTTCACCCGTGAGGTGCTGCTGGAGCAGGTCTGGGGCTACCGGCACGCGGCGGACACCCGGCTGGTGAACGTGCATGTGCAGCGGCTGCGCTCCAAGGTCGAGAAGGACCCGGAGCGCCCCGAGATCGTAGTGACGGTGCGTGGTGTCGGCTACAAGGCCGGACCCAGCTGA
- the mtrB gene encoding MtrAB system histidine kinase MtrB, which produces MLRLFVRLVRRPLLPAVRLWRRNIQLRVVAATLLISLAVVLALGFVVIAQVSTGLLDAKEEAAQSQAAGGFAVAQEKANTPATVDGPDATDNRVGRDASTWMNSLVKQLASGGQTAFEVVALGAGTGVEQGGPNALGVRGARASGNVDPTASVPLGLRQAVNHATGAFKTFSEIRYTAGAGEKAPEPALVVGKRLTDINGEPYDLYYLFPLTQEEESLNLVKVTISTAGLFVVVLLGGIAWLVVRQVVTPVRMAAGIAERLSDGRLQERMKVTGEDDIARLGEAFNKMAQNLQNKIQQLEDLSRMQRRFVSDVSHELRTPLTTVRMAADVIHDARVDFDPVTARSAELLAGQLDRFESLLSDLLEISRFDAGAAALEAEPIDLRDVVHRVIGGAEPLAEHKGTRIRVLGDTQPVIAEADSRRVERVLRNLVVNAVEHGEGRDVVVRLASAGGAVAVAVRDYGVGLKPGEATRVFNRFWRADPARARTTGGTGLGLSIAVEDARLHGGWLQAWGEPGGGSQFRLTLPRTADEPLRGSPIPLEPEDSRGNRARAAAEAAGSAAERQPADAGDRSPIPPRSPVANAMPVPADPTALPGSGARVVARPAGQSAQEDRGADGG; this is translated from the coding sequence CTGCTGCGGCTGTTCGTGCGCCTCGTGCGACGGCCGCTGCTTCCGGCTGTCCGGCTGTGGCGGCGCAACATCCAGCTCCGGGTGGTCGCCGCCACCCTGCTGATATCGCTGGCCGTGGTCCTCGCGCTCGGTTTCGTCGTCATCGCCCAGGTCAGCACGGGCCTCCTCGACGCCAAGGAGGAGGCCGCGCAGAGCCAGGCCGCGGGCGGGTTCGCGGTCGCACAGGAGAAGGCCAACACCCCGGCGACCGTGGACGGGCCCGACGCCACCGACAACAGGGTCGGCCGCGACGCGAGCACCTGGATGAACTCGCTCGTCAAGCAGCTGGCCAGTGGCGGCCAGACCGCCTTCGAGGTGGTCGCGCTCGGCGCGGGCACCGGGGTGGAGCAGGGCGGCCCCAACGCGCTCGGCGTCCGCGGCGCGCGCGCCTCCGGCAACGTCGATCCGACCGCGAGCGTCCCGCTGGGGCTGCGTCAGGCCGTCAACCACGCCACCGGGGCCTTCAAGACCTTCTCGGAGATCCGGTACACCGCCGGGGCCGGTGAGAAGGCGCCCGAGCCCGCGCTGGTCGTGGGCAAGCGGCTCACCGACATCAACGGGGAACCGTACGACCTCTACTACCTCTTCCCGCTGACCCAGGAGGAGGAGTCCCTCAACCTGGTCAAGGTCACCATCTCCACCGCCGGCCTGTTCGTCGTCGTCCTCCTCGGCGGCATCGCCTGGCTCGTCGTGCGCCAGGTCGTCACCCCCGTGCGGATGGCCGCCGGGATCGCCGAGCGGCTCTCCGACGGGCGGCTCCAGGAGCGGATGAAGGTCACCGGCGAGGACGACATCGCGCGCCTCGGCGAGGCCTTCAACAAGATGGCGCAGAACCTCCAGAACAAGATCCAGCAGCTGGAGGACCTGTCCCGGATGCAGCGCCGCTTCGTCTCGGACGTCTCGCACGAGCTGCGGACCCCGCTGACGACCGTACGGATGGCCGCGGACGTCATCCACGACGCCCGGGTCGACTTCGACCCGGTCACCGCGCGCTCCGCCGAACTGCTGGCGGGCCAGCTCGACCGCTTCGAGTCGCTGCTGTCCGACCTGCTGGAGATCAGCCGCTTCGACGCGGGGGCCGCCGCCCTGGAGGCGGAGCCGATCGACCTGCGCGACGTCGTGCACCGCGTCATCGGCGGGGCCGAGCCGCTCGCCGAGCACAAGGGCACCCGGATCCGGGTCCTGGGCGACACTCAGCCCGTCATCGCCGAGGCGGACTCGCGGCGCGTGGAGCGGGTGCTGCGCAACCTCGTCGTCAACGCCGTGGAGCACGGGGAGGGCCGCGACGTCGTGGTCCGGCTCGCGTCCGCGGGCGGGGCCGTCGCCGTCGCCGTACGGGACTACGGCGTCGGCCTCAAGCCCGGCGAGGCCACCCGCGTCTTCAACCGCTTCTGGCGGGCCGACCCGGCGCGGGCCCGGACGACCGGCGGGACCGGCCTCGGCCTGTCCATCGCCGTCGAGGACGCCCGGCTGCACGGCGGCTGGCTCCAGGCCTGGGGGGAGCCCGGCGGGGGCTCCCAGTTCCGCCTGACCCTGCCGCGCACCGCCGACGAGCCGCTGCGGGGCTCGCCGATCCCGCTGGAGCCCGAGGACTCCCGGGGCAACCGGGCCCGGGCCGCCGCGGAGGCCGCGGGCAGCGCGGCGGAGCGGCAGCCGGCGGACGCCGGCGACCGCTCGCCGATACCGCCCCGCTCGCCGGTGGCCAACGCGATGCCCGTACCCGCCGACCCGACGGCCCTGCCCGGCAGCGGAGCCCGGGTGGTGGCCCGGCCGGCCGGGCAGTCAGCACAGGAGGACCGAGGAGCCGATGGAGGCTGA